A window of the Gossypium hirsutum isolate 1008001.06 chromosome A03, Gossypium_hirsutum_v2.1, whole genome shotgun sequence genome harbors these coding sequences:
- the LOC107927888 gene encoding probable jasmonic acid carboxyl methyltransferase 2: MVKPMLEETITELCSAMLPGADCLKVADLGCSAGPNALLVVSEIIETIDETCRRLKHPPPCLQAFLNDLPGNDFNAIFKYLLPSFYDRLEIEKGNKFAINKCFVAGVAGSFYGRLFPPNSLHFVHSSYAIMWISKAPKELVTKAGTALNKGNICVAKTSPRAVFEAYLDQFKRDFTLFLRCRADEIVPNGRMLLTTMGSIKSNDPLTIWEFVGLKLHDMVAEGLIEEEKLGSFDLPYYAASTEEIKSVIEAEGSFKLRNMEVFNMDWDDYIKKADTKQVVDKTTRATMIAKDIRAVGEPILGSHFGEDIMDDLFRRFKEDVFDYMETHKCQFVNVVMSLTKKDI, translated from the exons ATGGTGAAGCCAATGCTTGAAGAAACCATAACAGAGCTTTGCAGTGCGATGCTGCCTGGTGCAGATTGCTTGAAGGTTGCGGATTTGGGTTGTTCGGCTGGACCCAATGCTCTTTTAGTGGTGTCTGAAATCATAGAAACCATTGACGAAACTTGCCGAAGGTTGAAGCATCCACCGCCATGTTTACAAGCATTCTTGAATGATCTTCCTGGTAATGATTTCAACGCCATTTTTAAGTACTTGTTGCCGAGCTTTTATGATAGATTGGAGATAGAGAAAGGCAACAAGTTTGCTATAAACAAATGCTTCGTTGCGGGAGTTGCTGGGTCTTTCTATGGCAGGCTTTTTCCTCCTAATAGCTTGCACTTTGTTCATTCTTCTTATGCCATTATGTGGATCTCCAAG gcaccaaaggagttggttaCCAAAGCAGGAACAGCATTGAACAAGGGCAACATTTGTGTAGCCAAAACAAGCCCTCGTGCAGTGTTTGAAGCATACTTGGATCAATTCAAAAGAGATTTCACATTGTTTCTAAGGTGTCGAGCCGATGAGATTGTCCCCAATGGTCGCATGCTTTTAACCACCATGGGCAGCATCAAGAGCAATGATCCCCTTACCATTTGGGAATTTGTTGGATTGAAACTACATGACATGGTAGCTGag GGGTTGATCGAGGAAGAAAAATTGGGATCATTCGATTTGCCATATTATGCAGCAAGTACAGAAGAAATCAAAAGCGTGATAGAAGCTGAAGGATCTTTCAAGCTGCGGAACATGGAGGTTTTCAACATGGATTGGGACGATTACATTAAAAAAGCCGACACCAAGCAGGTGGTGGACAAGACAACAAGAGCAACAATGATCGCAAAAGACATTAGAGCAGTTGGTGAACCTATTTTGGGCAGTCATTTTGGTGAAGACATCATGGATGACTTGTTTCGTAGGTTTAAAGAAGATGTCTTTGACTACATGGAAACACATAAATGTCAATTTGTTAATGTAGTTATGTCTTTGACAAAGAAGGATATATAA
- the LOC107927858 gene encoding uncharacterized protein: protein MDAFDIKSEKKNAMLKHRQLYNTANLLRFVEVFVLLVVISRFTTTHLPVAVKNSGEYFRGLSVTLVSPRFVFVVGNIIIITLFVKAGKFSSHDSTKTDLYEKFVEKSHATHPYVTEKKRVVVAEEKRIVRLDVHGPKNLRRTQSENMKKTKSDKHCSQLRRLGSEKYVKCCGSEEKSTMRSCAEDGMSNEQFRNTVEAFIARQKKLLREEEYSVTWKDLE, encoded by the coding sequence ATGGATGCATTTGATATTAAATCGGAGAAGAAAAATGCGATGTTGAAGCATCGTCAGTTATACAACACAGCAAATTTGCTGAGATTCGTCGAGGTTTTTGTTCTTCTCGTGGTGATCTCCCGGTTTACAACAACTCATCTCCCGGTCGCCGTCAAAAACTCAGGCGAGTATTTCCGTGGGTTATCGGTCACTCTCGTGAGTCCTCGTTTCGTTTTCGTTGTCGggaacatcatcatcatcactctCTTCGTAAAAGCCGGAAAGTTTTCGTCTCACGATTCGACGAAAACCGACCTTTACGAAAAGTTTGTCGAGAAAAGCCACGCGACCCATCCGTACGTAACCGAGAAGAAAAGGGTAGTGGTGGCCGAAGAGAAAAGGATAGTTCGTCTCGACGTGCATGGTCCAAAGAATTTACGTAGGACGCAATCGGAGAATATGAAGAAGACGAAAAGCGATAAACATTGCAGCCAGCTTCGGAGGTTGGGGTCCGAAAAGTACGTTAAATGCTGCGGTTCGGAAGAGAAATCGACGATGAGATCATGTGCCGAAGACGGAATGAGTAACGAGCAGTTTCGGAACACGGTTGAGGCTTTCATTGCTAGGCAAAAGAAGCTACTAAGGGAAGAAGAGTACTCGGTGACTTGGAAAGATTTAGAGTGA
- the LOC107927886 gene encoding protein HYPER-SENSITIVITY-RELATED 4-like, which yields MAATRKPLIEAKPRRRRKHPPNMFAKNNMPSAQTVMSTAASFAASAMVIQTVARNLLPYELKAYIFNNIRVKFKWRQVTRQVESKNVVFQGQSSNVRSEKRSFVLSFHKKHKEKVLDPYLPFVLKESKHLMEEKKTLKLHTLGNDHMRRYVGGAETWQPIKLDHPANFGILVMNTELKATIMEDLERFVKRKDYYRRVGKAWKRGYLLYGPPGTGKSSLIAAMANYLNFDIYDLELTHIHRNSDLRRVLIATGNRSVLVVEDIDCGLELHDRQIEPQLGVAIKPNRTSQVSFLNYSF from the exons ATGGCAGCTACAAGAAAGCCATTGATAGAGGCAAaaccaagaagaagaagaaaacatccACCAAACATGTTTGCCAAAAACAACATGCCCTCAGCCCAAACAGTTATGTCAACAGCAGCTTCATTTGCTGCTTCAGCCATGGTTATTCAAACAGTAGCTCGTAACCTATTACCATATGAACTTAAAGCTTATATCTTTAACAACATAA GGGTGAAGTTCAAATGGAGACAAGTTACAAGACAAGTTGAGTCGAAAAACGTTGTGTTTCAAGGTCAGTCTTCGAATGTTCGGTCCGAAAAACGATCTTTCGTGCTTAGTTTTCATAAGAAACATAAGGAGAAGGTTTTGGATCCGTATTTGCCTTTCGTGTTGAAAGAATCAAAGCATTTAATGGAAGAGAAAAAGACATTGAAGCTACATACTTTGGGTAATGATCATATGAGAAGATACGTTGGTGGAGCTGAAACATGGCAACCGATCAAACTCGATCACCCTGCGAATTTCGGAATACTGGTAATGAATACGGAACTCAAAGCAACGATAATGGAAGACCTTGAGAGGTTTGTGAAGAGGAAAGACTATTACAGGAGAGTAGGGAAGGCATGGAAACGAGGGTATTTGTTGTATGGCCCTCCTGGTACCGGTAAATCGAGTTTGATCGCCGCGATGGCAAATTATCTCAACTTCGACATTTACGACTTGGAACTCACTCATATTCATAGAAACTCTGATCTCCGAAGAGTACTGATCGCAACTGGAAACCGATCGGTACTCGTAGTCGAGGATATCGATTGCGGCCTTGAGTTGCATGATCGGCAAATCGAACCACAACTCGGTGTTGCTATCAAGCCGAACAGAACAAGCCAAGTAAGCTTTTTAAATTACAGTTTTTAA
- the LOC107927887 gene encoding probable jasmonic acid carboxyl methyltransferase 1 produces the protein MDVFEANSKRIARGACGLYSHVSKELAGWRPRALVGNPEWSMCPACLRSTQWISVAQLDPMLFLVVSEIIDIIDETCRRLKHPPPCLQAFLNDLPGNDFNAIFKHLLRCFYERVEIEKGKNKCFVTGVAGSFYGRLFPPNSLHFVHSSYAIMWIHTYIHTYIHSFMGMKYG, from the exons ATGGATGTATTTGAGGCGAATAGTAAAAGGATAGCAAGGGGAGCTTGCGGTCTCTATTCGCATGTATCCAAGGAGCTCGCAGGATGGAGACCACGTGCTCTGGTAGGCAACCCAGAATGGAGCATGTGCCCAGCATGCTTGAGGTCCACTCAATGG ATTTCGGTTGCTCAGCTGGACCCAATGCTCTTTTTAGTGGTTTCTGAAATCATAGACATCATCGACGAAACATGCCGAAGGTTGAAGCATCCACCGCCATGTTTACAAGCTTTCTTGAATGATCTTCCTGGTAATGATTTCAACGCCATTTTTAAGCACTTGTTGCGTTGCTTTTACGAGAGAGTGGAGATAGAGAAAGGCAAAAACAAATGCTTCGTTACAGGTGTTGCTGGGTCTTTCTATGGCAGACTTTTTCCTCCTAATAGCTTGCACTTTGTTCATTCTTCTTATGCCATCATGtggatacatacatacatacatacatacatacactcTTTCATGGGCATGAAATATGGTTGA
- the LOC107927820 gene encoding 40S ribosomal protein S25-4, whose translation MAPKKDKAPPPSSKPAKSGGGKQKKKKWSKGKQKEKVNNMVLFDQATYDKLLSEAPKYKLITPSILSDRMRINGSLARKAIRELMARGSIRLVSAHSSQQIYTRATNT comes from the exons ATG GCACCAAAGAAAGACAAGGCCCCTCCACCTTCTTCCAAGCCAGCAAAGTCTGGTGGTGGCAAGCAAAAGAAGAAG AAGTGGAGCAAGGGAAAGCAAAAGGAGAAGGTGAACAACATGGTGTTGTTTGACCAGGCTACTTATGATAAGCTTTTATCTGAGGCTCCTAAATATAAGCTCATCACTCCCTCAATTTTGTCTGATCGTATGAGG ATTAATGGGTCCCTTGCTAGGAAGGCTATAAGGGAATTGATGGCAAGAGGATCGATTCGTTTGGTGTCTGCCCATTCGAGCCAGCAGATTTACACTAGGGCAACCAACACCTAG